Within Vannielia litorea, the genomic segment GACACGCCGATCCTGATCTCGCAGAAGGCCGCCGCCGAACCGCCCTCGAAGATCGGGCTGAAGGCGGGCCAGAAGGTGGCCCTGCGCTACCTGATCCGCGCCGCCGCCGTGAAGTCGGCCAACGACGCCGCCACGGCCATTGGCGAAGGTGTATCGGGGTCGGAAGCGGCCTTTGCCCGTCGGATGACCCGGACCGCGCAGGCCCTCGGGATGTCGCGCACCACGTTCAAGAACGCTCATGGCCTGACCGAAGAGGGCCATCTGTCGACCGCGGCCGACATGACCACGCTCGGGCGTCACCTGTTTTACGACTACCCGGAGTACTACAACCTGTTCTCCCGTCTCTCGACCGAGACCATGGGCAAGACGATTGCCAACACCAACCGCCGCCTGTTGTCGGCCTACAAGGGCGCGGACGGGATCAAGACGGGCTACACCCGCGCTGCCGGGTTCAACCTTGTGGCCTCCGCAGAGCGGGACGGTGAGCGCATCATCGCCACGGTCTTCGGCGGTCGCAGCTCCGCGTCGCGGAACGAGAAGGTCGCCGAACTGCTCGACCTGGGGTTCCGCCGTGCGCCAAGCCGGGTGGCCGTGCGAAAGCCGGGCAAGCCGGCCTACACGCGCGATGACACCGGCCCGGTCGCCCCGGCACAGCCCGACCTTGTGGCAGTGCTGGAAGCACCCACACCCGCACCCCAGGGGGGTGATGGCGTGTACAAGGGCAAGACGATCCGAGTCAGCGGCACGGTGATGAAGTCGATCCGTCCGCGCAATCGCCCCGGTGCCGAACCGGTCGCGCCGACGGTGGAAGTCTCGGAAGAACTGCTGCTTGCCGCCCTGTCTGAAGACATTGACGCCGCCGTTGCCGCCGTCACGGCCGAAGTGGCGGAGGCGCAGGACGCCGGGGAGGCCGCCAAGCTGGCCAGTGCCGCCCCTGCGACCGAACTCGAGAACGAGGAGCAGGTGGCAGAGGCACTGGCAGAGCTGAAGGGCGAACCCGAGAAGGCCGATGTGGCGCCCGAGCAGGTGGTGCTGGCCGCGATCAGCCCTGCCGCACGGCCCGAGCCCGAGCCGGGTGACGTGCCCGGCAGCGCGGGCGATCTGGAAATGGCCGTGACCGAGGAGCCAGGCGCCTTCACGGCCGCGGGTGGCCCGGCGCTGGCAACCGCGCTTCTGCCCAAGCCGCGCCCCGAGCGCGCGCTTCCGGCGGCGGAAGGCGTTCAGCTGGCCTCTGCCGAGGCCGCGCCGGCGATCCTTCCGGCAGCCGTTGCGCCGGCTCGCACCCAGCCCGAGGAGCCGGTGGTCATCACCCGGGCCTCCACGTCGGGCGGCAAGCTCTGGGCGATCTCGCTTGGCAAGTACCCCTCGCGCTTTGCCGCCGAGAAGGAACTGCTGAAGACCGCGCTGAAGGAGATGGAAACGCTCGACGGCTCCCTGCGCAAGGTGAACAACCGCAAGGGCGGGTTCGAAGCGATCTTCGTCGGCCTCTCCGCCGAGCAGGCCAGGCTCGCCTGCGCCCGGCTCGAGGCACGGGGCACCGCCTGCACCGCGCTGGAGCCCGGCCAGGGCTGAGCCACACAGATATAACGAGGGACGCGCCCGGTGGAGAGATCCGCCGGGCGCAACAATTTCTGGCGACCGGACCCGTCAGGGGCGGGGCTTGTCATCCCATTCGTCGGAGAGGATGCGCTGGCTGTCGCCCTCCGGATCCTCGAACTGCCGGCTCTTCACCGCCCACCAGAACGCGCCGAGGCCGAGGCCGCCGAGGGCCAGAGAGATCGGGATGAGGTAGACGAGAATGTCCATCAGCGAAGCCTGAGTGCGTTGAGTGACACGGTAATGGAGCTGGTCGACATGGCAAGGGCCGCAACGAGGGGCGTGGCCATGCCGGCTACGGCGAGCGGCACGGCGATGATGTTGTAGGCGGTGGCGATCCTGAAGTTCTCGCGGATGCGACGCACCGCCTTGCGGGACAGGGTCACCGCCTCGGCCACGGGCGCCATGCTCTCGCCCAGCAGGACGATGTCGGAAGCCACGCGGGCCGCGTCGAGCGCGGTGGCCGGGCTGATGGAGGCATGGGCCGCGGCAAGGGCCGCGGTATCATTGAGCCCGTCTCCGACCATCAGCACCCGCGCGCCCTGTGCCTGCAGGTCCTGGATGTGGGCAACCTTCTCGGCTGGCAACACGGCTGCGCGGAAGGTCTCGATCTCCAGAGCCGCGGCAAAGCGGGCCACGGCGGCAGGGGCATCGCCCGAGAGCAGTTGGACGGTGCAGCCGGCGGCCTTGAGTGCCGCGACGGCCTCCGCCGCACCGGGGCGCAGCCTGTCGGCGAAGGTGAAGGCGACGGGGGCCGCCCCCTCCAGCGCGAGCCATGTGGCGGTGTCTTCGGCCGGTTCGGCCCCCACCCATTCCGCCCGTCCGAGACGAACCCGAACGCCACCCGCCATTGCCTCGGTGCCGTAGCCCGGCACCTCTCTCACCTCGGTGACAGGCATCGGCAGAACGCCCTCGGCCCGCAAGGCACGGGACAGCACGACCGCGAGCGGGTGCGAGGAGCCCATGGCGAGGGAGAGCGCGGCCTGCTTGGTTTCGGTCGGGATCGCGCCGAGGTTCAGCGGCTCGGGCATGCCCATGGTGAGCGTGCCGGTCTTGTCGAACACCACATGGGTGACCTCCGCCAGACGCTCCAGCGCGGTGCCGTCCTTGATGAGCAGCCCCTTGCGAAACAACTTGCCGGAGGCGGCTGTCACCACGGCGGGCACGGCGAGGCCGAGCGCGCAGGGGCAGGTGATGATGAGCACGGCGGCGGCGATGTTGAGGGCGACGCGAGCATCCATCGTGCCGAGATACCAGCCGATGCCGGCAAGGGCCGAGAGGATGTGCACGCCGGGTGCATAAAGCCCCGCGGCCCGGTCGGCGAGCGAGGTGTAGCGGTTCCTGGCGCTCTCGGCGACGGCGACGAGATCGGCCATGCGATGCAGCGAGCTGTCCTTGCCTGCGGCCGTCACCCGAACGGTCAGAGGGCCGGTGAGGTTGACCTCACCTGCGCTGACCGCCTGCCCCACGGCCGCCGGGACCGGGCGGGTTTCGCCGGTCAGCAGGGCGCGATCGAGTTCGGAAGCACCCTCGACGATCACGCCATCCACCGGCATGCGCCCTCCCGGGCGGACCAGGACGAGGTCGCCTGCAACGAGGCTGCCGACATTCACGGTTTCCTCGACGCCGTCGATGAGACGCACCGCACGGGGCACCTCCAGTGCTGCGAGCTCTTCGGCGGCGGAGCGGGCCATGGCGCGGGTGCGGTAATCGAGGTAGCGACCCGCGAGAAGGAAGAAGGTGAGCGAGAGCGCCGCGTCGAAATAGGCATGGGCGCCGGAGTGGATGGTCTCATAAAGCGATGTGCCCAACGCGAGAAGGATCGCCAGGGTGATCGGCACATCCATGTTGAGCCGGCCTGCCTTGAGCGCCACGGCTGCCGAAGCAAAGAACGGGCGGGCCGAAAAGGCGACCGTGGGGAAGGCGATGGCCGCGCTGATCCAGTGGAACAGGTCACGTGTCGGACCCTCTGCCCCCGACCAGACGGCGACCGAGAGCAGCATCACGTTCATCATGGCGAAGCCCGCCACGGCGAGGCGCATGAGCAGGTCGCGCCCTGCCCTGTCTGCCTCGGTGCTCGAGAGCAGGCCCACGTCCAGCTCCTGCGCCTTGAAGCCCGCTGCCGTCAGCGCGGCCACCAGTGCGCCCGGCTCGATCTGCTCTTCCGCTTCGACGGTCGCGCGCTTCAGGGTGAGATTGACCCGCGCGGAGGCAACGCCGGGCTGCGCCGCCAGCACCCGCTCGACGCCCGTGATACAGGCGGCACAGTGGATCTCGGGCAGGGAAAGCAGCACCTCCTTCTCGGCCGCGCCGCCCGCGATCTCGCCGACGGCGGGGAGGGCCACGCAGGCCGGACAGGCCGCGAGGCCGCCGCGTTCCAGGGTGCCGTCCATGTCAGCCCTTCACGGTGAGAATCAGGCGCTGTTCGAAAGGGGTGCCGTCAGCGGCCTGCGCCCTGACCCGCAGCTCCCAGCGGCCCCGGGCCAGCTCGACCGGCGCCACGAACCGCCCGCCCTCGTAGGCGAACTCCGGCTGCATGTCGTGCCGCCGCTCGGTTGTGCGCCCGACCATGGCGGCAAAGCCATCGACCTGCAGCGGCTGGCCCTCGGGCCCGGTCACGGCAATCTCGAGCTGCCCCGCCGCGTAACGGGGCGTCACCTTCCAGCCGAGCGCTTCCTGCGCGGCGCGCCTGGTGTCGAACTGCTGGCTGGCGACATAGGAGTTTTTGACCTCGAGGCCCGGAAAGGTGCTCACGGCCTTGTAGGCCATGACCAGATTGACCCCGATGATGATGGCAAAGGCCCCTGCGGTGACCGCAAAGACCTGCCTTCCCGTGATCTCGCCCATCGTCAGTTTCCCTTTCCGTTGAAGGTGCTGTCCTTGTGTACACGATCTCCGCTGCTGAGGTCTTCCACCCAGAAGCGAAACTCCGTCAGGTCGCCTTCGGCAGCGGCGGATCCTGCGGGGGCCAGCACATGGACCCGTTGCAGCATGGTTTCGTCCGCCGGCACCATGACCGATCCGTAGGGGGTGCCCTCGATGCTCACCCGCAGGGTCGGATCGCCGGTCAGCGCGATGCCGAAGCGGCGGTCTTCGCCGTGCTTGTTGCGCAGGCGAAGCTCGTAGGTATTGCGGATAGTGCCGTCAGACATGGTCACGAAGACCGGGTTGCGCACCGGCGCGACGGTCACGCTGATGTCTTCTCGGATGAAGAGTGCCACGACGAGGCCGATGCCCACCAGAGACCAGAGCGCGGTGTAGAGCATGGTGCGCGGCCGGAAGATGTGGTGCCGCCACACGCTCCGGGGCTTGTTGCCGGTGGTCTCCCACTCCTGGTCGGAGATCGCCAGGTAGGCCACCAGCGCGCGATCGCGGCCGAGCTTGTCCATCACCTCGTCGCAGGCGTCGATGCAGAGGCCGCAGGTGATGCACTCCATCTGCTGGCCGTTGCGGATGTCGATCCCCATCGGGCAGACGTTGACGCAGGCCATGCAGTCGATGCAGTCGCCGGCGCTTGCGTCGCGCGCCTTGCCGCGCGGCTCGCCGCGCCAGTCGCGGTAACCGATGGTCAGCGTGTTCTCATCCATCATCGCGCCCTGGATGCGCGGCCAGGGGCACATGTAGATGCAGACCTGCTCGCGCATGAAGCCGCCGAAGACGAAGGTTGTGGCGGTCAGCACGGCAATGGTGGTGTAGGCCACCGGATGGGCGTTGAGGGTGACAAGGTCGCGCAGCAGC encodes:
- a CDS encoding D-alanyl-D-alanine carboxypeptidase family protein, coding for MVIDARTGEVLHARNADTRLHPASLTKMMTLYVAFQAVEHGELTLDTPILISQKAAAEPPSKIGLKAGQKVALRYLIRAAAVKSANDAATAIGEGVSGSEAAFARRMTRTAQALGMSRTTFKNAHGLTEEGHLSTAADMTTLGRHLFYDYPEYYNLFSRLSTETMGKTIANTNRRLLSAYKGADGIKTGYTRAAGFNLVASAERDGERIIATVFGGRSSASRNEKVAELLDLGFRRAPSRVAVRKPGKPAYTRDDTGPVAPAQPDLVAVLEAPTPAPQGGDGVYKGKTIRVSGTVMKSIRPRNRPGAEPVAPTVEVSEELLLAALSEDIDAAVAAVTAEVAEAQDAGEAAKLASAAPATELENEEQVAEALAELKGEPEKADVAPEQVVLAAISPAARPEPEPGDVPGSAGDLEMAVTEEPGAFTAAGGPALATALLPKPRPERALPAAEGVQLASAEAAPAILPAAVAPARTQPEEPVVITRASTSGGKLWAISLGKYPSRFAAEKELLKTALKEMETLDGSLRKVNNRKGGFEAIFVGLSAEQARLACARLEARGTACTALEPGQG
- the ccoS gene encoding cbb3-type cytochrome oxidase assembly protein CcoS encodes the protein MDILVYLIPISLALGGLGLGAFWWAVKSRQFEDPEGDSQRILSDEWDDKPRP
- a CDS encoding heavy metal translocating P-type ATPase, with the protein product MDGTLERGGLAACPACVALPAVGEIAGGAAEKEVLLSLPEIHCAACITGVERVLAAQPGVASARVNLTLKRATVEAEEQIEPGALVAALTAAGFKAQELDVGLLSSTEADRAGRDLLMRLAVAGFAMMNVMLLSVAVWSGAEGPTRDLFHWISAAIAFPTVAFSARPFFASAAVALKAGRLNMDVPITLAILLALGTSLYETIHSGAHAYFDAALSLTFFLLAGRYLDYRTRAMARSAAEELAALEVPRAVRLIDGVEETVNVGSLVAGDLVLVRPGGRMPVDGVIVEGASELDRALLTGETRPVPAAVGQAVSAGEVNLTGPLTVRVTAAGKDSSLHRMADLVAVAESARNRYTSLADRAAGLYAPGVHILSALAGIGWYLGTMDARVALNIAAAVLIITCPCALGLAVPAVVTAASGKLFRKGLLIKDGTALERLAEVTHVVFDKTGTLTMGMPEPLNLGAIPTETKQAALSLAMGSSHPLAVVLSRALRAEGVLPMPVTEVREVPGYGTEAMAGGVRVRLGRAEWVGAEPAEDTATWLALEGAAPVAFTFADRLRPGAAEAVAALKAAGCTVQLLSGDAPAAVARFAAALEIETFRAAVLPAEKVAHIQDLQAQGARVLMVGDGLNDTAALAAAHASISPATALDAARVASDIVLLGESMAPVAEAVTLSRKAVRRIRENFRIATAYNIIAVPLAVAGMATPLVAALAMSTSSITVSLNALRLR
- a CDS encoding FixH family protein, yielding MGEITGRQVFAVTAGAFAIIIGVNLVMAYKAVSTFPGLEVKNSYVASQQFDTRRAAQEALGWKVTPRYAAGQLEIAVTGPEGQPLQVDGFAAMVGRTTERRHDMQPEFAYEGGRFVAPVELARGRWELRVRAQAADGTPFEQRLILTVKG
- the ccoG gene encoding cytochrome c oxidase accessory protein CcoG: MSTVEPQEPNSLYAAREPIFPRRVKGNFRNLKWVIMIVTLGIYYVTPWIRWDRGPNLPDQAVLVDLANRRFFFFWIEIWPHEFYFIAGLLIMAGLGLFLFTSALGRVWCGYACPQTVWTDLYILVERWIEGDRNARLRLHRQKKLDFTKARLRVTKWAAWLLIAVATGGAWVFYFTDAPTLLRDLVTLNAHPVAYTTIAVLTATTFVFGGFMREQVCIYMCPWPRIQGAMMDENTLTIGYRDWRGEPRGKARDASAGDCIDCMACVNVCPMGIDIRNGQQMECITCGLCIDACDEVMDKLGRDRALVAYLAISDQEWETTGNKPRSVWRHHIFRPRTMLYTALWSLVGIGLVVALFIREDISVTVAPVRNPVFVTMSDGTIRNTYELRLRNKHGEDRRFGIALTGDPTLRVSIEGTPYGSVMVPADETMLQRVHVLAPAGSAAAEGDLTEFRFWVEDLSSGDRVHKDSTFNGKGN